Proteins co-encoded in one Zymomonas mobilis subsp. mobilis ATCC 10988 genomic window:
- a CDS encoding M16 family metallopeptidase has product MKKLTRILACCILSSTLLTPPVIMAHPPIKKAENTSALLQSLAKQINLPWQSFTLPNGLRVLVHTDHKAPVVGVSVWYHVGSKDEPKGKTGFAHLFEHLMFEGSQNIQGSFWKPLRETGATDSNGTTNFDRTNYYETVPTSALDRVLYMESDRMGYLLQGMTQEKLDNQRAVVQNEKRQKDNRPYSTVGYAITQALVPEGHPYHHDTIGSMEDLDAASLDTVKDWFRENYGPNNAVLVLAGDIDIDKAKTMVNHYFGAIPRGRDIVHPETPIWTLPTRKDEVITDKVALSKIYRAWSIPSYNNPDSIPLDLSAAVLGGLASSRLDQILVHQEQLAVNVSATTQSFEGQGRFLVSVTVKPGVNPQYVSQRLDKILAEYLEKGATQDEVNRAAMDVLSESVAESVSAQGPILAQGLLYAKDPDYYKKALYAVATSTAEAVQKSTQKWLSRPVYALTVLPGERQAYQESQSGKSTPKTDNNLILPTAPQPASSEIASPREALPAVGKVPDVRFPTITHSQLKNGIAVSYAQRPAVPLTTVLISFDGGITADTALPGTESLMLSMLTEGTKEKDVIELSKEKERLGAVISFGAGDDYSSMTFLSPSVTFRQTTGLASEMLFGSTFPEKELARLKASTLANMAASRQSPAWLATRALRQNLYGEGHPYRHLVTEENIQKITRQNLLDFRQKWIRPYKAHIFIVSDQSLDQILPVLNNVFGHWQIPNDAGELKPTSTAKAGHLSDILLINRPQSPQSVIMAASVLPLKEKEDQDTLFNLDVANSILGGNFLSRLNMDLRQNKGWSYGVGSQINARTLSSEFSLAAPVQTNQTAASINAIQEDINHFLTDKGITDAELRETVTGIINRTPAAYEKSSNILGGMVDLALMNRPDNYYDTLNQRYRALTPSELDKTARQWLSSQALSWVVVGDANLVKPQLEKRGLSVEQVESDKIK; this is encoded by the coding sequence GTGAAAAAACTAACGCGTATTCTGGCATGCTGTATTCTGTCTTCAACTCTGCTAACGCCTCCTGTTATCATGGCGCATCCCCCCATCAAGAAAGCTGAAAACACTTCAGCATTGTTACAATCACTGGCAAAACAGATTAACTTACCATGGCAAAGTTTTACGCTGCCCAATGGGCTTAGGGTGCTGGTGCATACCGATCATAAAGCCCCTGTAGTCGGTGTTTCGGTCTGGTATCATGTCGGTTCCAAAGACGAGCCCAAGGGCAAGACCGGCTTCGCGCATCTTTTTGAACATTTAATGTTTGAAGGGTCGCAAAATATCCAAGGCAGCTTCTGGAAGCCTTTGCGGGAAACAGGTGCAACGGACAGCAACGGCACAACCAATTTTGACCGCACCAATTATTACGAAACAGTTCCGACCTCTGCGCTTGATCGGGTGCTTTACATGGAAAGCGACCGTATGGGCTATCTCCTGCAAGGCATGACGCAGGAAAAGCTCGATAACCAACGCGCCGTTGTCCAAAATGAAAAGAGACAAAAAGACAATCGCCCCTATAGCACTGTCGGCTATGCGATAACACAAGCGCTTGTGCCCGAAGGTCATCCTTATCATCACGATACGATTGGCTCGATGGAAGACCTTGATGCGGCCAGCTTAGACACAGTGAAAGATTGGTTCCGCGAGAATTACGGGCCCAATAATGCCGTTTTGGTTTTGGCTGGTGATATTGACATTGATAAAGCCAAGACAATGGTAAACCATTATTTCGGTGCTATTCCGCGTGGTCGCGATATTGTTCATCCAGAAACGCCGATTTGGACTTTACCCACCCGTAAAGACGAAGTGATAACGGACAAGGTTGCCCTGTCGAAAATTTATCGGGCATGGAGCATCCCTAGCTATAATAACCCTGACTCCATTCCTTTAGATCTCAGTGCGGCGGTTCTAGGCGGTCTAGCCTCTTCTCGTCTTGATCAAATTTTGGTGCATCAAGAGCAGCTTGCCGTCAATGTCAGCGCCACCACCCAAAGTTTTGAAGGGCAGGGGCGCTTTCTCGTCTCGGTCACGGTAAAACCGGGGGTAAACCCGCAATATGTGTCGCAACGCTTGGATAAAATCTTGGCAGAGTATCTTGAAAAAGGCGCGACCCAAGATGAAGTCAATCGGGCAGCGATGGATGTTCTTTCAGAAAGCGTCGCGGAATCTGTCAGCGCTCAAGGTCCCATTCTGGCTCAGGGGCTGCTCTATGCAAAAGACCCCGATTATTACAAAAAAGCGCTCTATGCTGTCGCAACCAGCACAGCGGAAGCGGTTCAAAAGTCCACACAAAAATGGCTTTCCCGTCCCGTTTATGCTCTGACAGTTTTACCCGGCGAACGCCAAGCCTATCAGGAAAGCCAATCGGGTAAATCCACTCCGAAAACTGACAATAATCTGATCCTTCCAACAGCGCCCCAGCCAGCCTCTTCCGAAATAGCTTCACCCCGAGAAGCCTTGCCTGCAGTTGGAAAAGTCCCTGATGTTCGCTTCCCAACGATTACCCATAGCCAGCTTAAAAACGGTATCGCTGTCAGCTATGCGCAACGTCCAGCGGTGCCTTTAACGACTGTTTTAATCAGCTTTGATGGCGGTATTACGGCCGATACGGCCTTACCGGGGACAGAGAGTCTGATGCTCTCCATGCTGACCGAAGGGACAAAAGAGAAAGACGTTATCGAGTTATCCAAAGAGAAAGAACGCCTTGGTGCCGTCATCAGCTTCGGGGCAGGGGATGATTACAGCTCAATGACCTTTCTAAGCCCCAGTGTGACCTTCCGTCAGACAACGGGATTAGCTTCGGAAATGCTGTTCGGCTCGACTTTTCCTGAAAAGGAATTGGCAAGACTAAAGGCCTCGACCTTAGCGAATATGGCAGCCAGCCGCCAATCTCCGGCATGGCTCGCAACCCGTGCGCTCCGTCAAAATCTCTATGGTGAAGGCCATCCCTATCGCCATCTGGTAACCGAAGAAAATATCCAAAAGATAACGCGCCAGAATTTGCTTGATTTCAGACAAAAATGGATAAGGCCTTACAAAGCCCATATATTTATTGTTTCCGATCAATCTTTGGATCAGATTTTGCCCGTCCTGAATAATGTTTTCGGGCATTGGCAGATACCCAATGATGCTGGAGAATTGAAGCCAACCTCCACAGCCAAAGCTGGACATTTATCTGATATTTTGTTGATTAACCGCCCACAATCACCGCAATCTGTCATTATGGCGGCAAGCGTGCTTCCTCTGAAAGAGAAGGAAGATCAGGATACGCTGTTTAATCTTGATGTCGCTAACAGTATTCTCGGAGGCAATTTCCTGTCTCGCCTGAATATGGATTTGCGACAGAATAAAGGTTGGAGCTACGGCGTAGGTAGCCAAATCAATGCCAGAACTTTGTCTTCGGAATTTTCGCTCGCAGCCCCCGTGCAAACCAACCAGACGGCGGCGTCAATCAATGCCATTCAAGAGGATATAAATCATTTCCTGACGGATAAAGGCATAACCGATGCGGAATTACGGGAAACGGTCACCGGTATTATCAACCGGACACCGGCCGCTTATGAAAAAAGCAGTAATATTTTGGGCGGAATGGTTGATCTCGCACTTATGAATCGACCGGACAATTATTATGATACGCTTAATCAGCGATATCGCGCTTTAACCCCTTCAGAATTGGATAAAACTGCACGGCAATGGTTAAGCAGTCAGGCTTTGTCATGGGTTGTTGTCGGGGATGCCAATCTGGTCAAACCTCAGCTCGAGAAAAGAGGCCTTTCCGTAGAACAGGTGGAAAGCGATAAAATAAAATAA
- a CDS encoding thiamine phosphate synthase, whose amino-acid sequence MNDKLKNTWPRLWLMTDERFGDGLLEAVKKLPQGSGIVFRHYRLPFKIRKNLFEKIQRIAKKRKLVLFLAGSARLAAAWKADGVHGRFSSQRTARPLLRSQAVHNRRDSIMCRKVDFVFLSPLFSTRSHPGKPFLGRVKFLQLKRSIRQKVFALGGINAKTIRALPACDGFSGIDIWQDDQFRHHRLWSFWANQQR is encoded by the coding sequence ATGAATGATAAATTAAAAAATACATGGCCACGGCTATGGCTTATGACAGACGAACGGTTCGGTGATGGTCTGCTAGAGGCCGTAAAAAAACTACCGCAAGGTAGTGGCATTGTATTTCGTCATTATCGCTTGCCCTTCAAAATTCGAAAAAATTTGTTCGAAAAAATTCAACGCATAGCGAAGAAACGAAAACTCGTTTTATTTCTGGCTGGTTCGGCTCGTCTTGCTGCGGCATGGAAAGCGGATGGTGTCCATGGCCGTTTTTCCAGTCAGAGAACTGCACGCCCCTTACTCCGCAGTCAGGCCGTCCATAACAGGCGCGATAGCATTATGTGCCGCAAGGTTGATTTCGTCTTTTTATCTCCCCTTTTTTCAACCCGTTCCCATCCCGGAAAGCCGTTTTTGGGACGTGTAAAATTTCTTCAGCTTAAACGCTCAATTCGACAAAAAGTCTTTGCCTTAGGGGGAATTAACGCCAAAACTATTCGGGCTTTACCCGCATGTGATGGTTTTTCGGGTATTGATATCTGGCAAGATGACCAATTTCGCCATCATCGCTTATGGTCTTTTTGGGCGAACCAGCAACGCTAA
- the clpB gene encoding ATP-dependent chaperone ClpB → MNFEKLTDRAKGFIQSAQTVAIRLNHQRIAPEHLLKALLEDDQGMASGLIRRAGGDPMIAVRDTDAALAKIPSVSGSGANTPPGLDNDTVRLLDQAEQIATKAGDSYVTVERLLLAMTLMPETQVGKILKDSGLKAEALNTAINELRSGRTADTATAEDRYDALKKFARDLTAAAREGKLDPVIGRDEEIRRTIQILARRTKNNPVLIGEPGVGKTAIVEGLALRIVNGDVPEGLRDRVLMGLDMGSLIAGAKYRGEFEERLKGVLDEVKQSDGQIILFIDEMHTLIGAGKSDGAMDAGNLLKPALARGELHCIGATTLAEYQKYVEKDPALQRRFQPVYVGEPTVEDTISILRGLKEKYEAHHGVRITDAALVSAATLSNRYITNRFLPDKAIDLVDEAASRLRMEVDSKPEEIENLDRRIIQLKIEREALLKENDDASRDRLATLEHDLSDLEQQSSELTTRWKNEQDKIKAEARLKEKLDQARIALEQAERSGDLTKAGEISYGIIPQLEKQLADAQNAAQGAMLREEVTSQDIASIVSRWTGIPVDKMLEGEREKLIHMEDWLGKRVIGQEDAVKAVSRAVRRARAGLQDPSRPIGSFLFLGPTGVGKTELTKALASFLFDDDRAMVRIDMSEYMEKHAVARLIGAPPGYVGYEEGGVLTEAVRRRPYQVILFDEVEKAHQDVFNILLQVLDDGRLTDGQGRTVDFSNTLIILTSNLGAQYLANLGEDEPVESVEPKVMEVVRAHFRPEFLNRLDEIILFHRLGQSHMGPIVDIQVQHLCRLLADRKITLKLSDKARAWLGRVGYDPVYGARPLRRAVQKYLQDPLAEDLLKGTIRDGQTVDVDEGDSHLIFKTEDSVSA, encoded by the coding sequence ATGAATTTTGAGAAATTAACAGATCGAGCAAAGGGCTTTATTCAATCAGCGCAAACGGTGGCGATTCGTCTCAATCACCAGAGAATTGCGCCTGAACATCTATTAAAAGCCTTGTTGGAAGATGATCAAGGGATGGCATCCGGCCTTATTCGTCGCGCCGGTGGCGATCCCATGATAGCTGTCCGTGATACCGATGCGGCTTTGGCCAAGATTCCATCTGTCTCGGGTAGTGGTGCCAATACACCGCCGGGATTGGATAACGATACTGTCCGTCTTTTGGATCAGGCCGAGCAGATTGCAACAAAAGCCGGTGATTCCTATGTCACGGTTGAAAGATTGCTTTTGGCAATGACATTGATGCCGGAAACGCAGGTTGGAAAAATCCTCAAAGATTCAGGATTGAAAGCCGAAGCGTTGAATACGGCTATCAATGAATTGCGTTCGGGACGAACCGCCGACACCGCAACCGCCGAAGACCGTTATGACGCCTTGAAAAAATTCGCTCGTGATCTGACAGCCGCCGCCCGTGAAGGCAAGTTGGATCCGGTGATCGGTCGTGATGAAGAAATCCGCCGCACTATCCAGATTTTGGCACGTCGAACCAAAAATAATCCGGTTCTGATAGGTGAACCAGGGGTGGGTAAAACCGCGATTGTCGAAGGTTTGGCATTGCGGATTGTAAATGGCGATGTGCCGGAAGGCCTGCGCGACCGCGTTTTGATGGGGCTTGATATGGGTTCCCTGATTGCAGGTGCCAAATATCGCGGTGAATTCGAAGAACGTCTGAAGGGTGTTCTCGACGAAGTTAAACAATCGGATGGTCAGATCATCCTTTTCATCGACGAAATGCATACCCTGATCGGGGCGGGTAAATCCGATGGGGCGATGGATGCGGGTAACCTGCTGAAACCAGCTTTGGCGCGTGGTGAGCTGCATTGTATCGGTGCGACAACCCTTGCCGAATATCAGAAATATGTCGAAAAAGACCCTGCCCTACAGCGGCGTTTTCAGCCGGTTTATGTTGGTGAGCCAACGGTTGAAGACACGATTTCGATTTTGCGTGGGTTGAAAGAAAAATATGAAGCCCATCATGGGGTTCGTATTACCGATGCCGCGTTGGTATCGGCAGCGACTTTATCCAATCGCTATATCACCAATCGCTTTTTACCAGACAAAGCCATCGACCTTGTTGATGAAGCCGCCAGCCGTTTAAGAATGGAGGTCGATTCCAAACCGGAAGAAATCGAAAATCTTGATCGTCGGATTATTCAGCTCAAGATTGAACGCGAAGCGTTATTAAAAGAAAATGACGATGCTTCCCGCGATCGTTTGGCGACGCTTGAGCATGATTTAAGTGATCTCGAACAGCAATCTTCCGAATTGACGACACGTTGGAAAAACGAGCAGGATAAAATCAAAGCGGAAGCCCGCTTGAAAGAAAAGCTGGATCAGGCACGTATTGCTTTGGAGCAGGCTGAACGGTCAGGCGACCTCACCAAAGCGGGTGAAATCAGCTATGGTATTATTCCTCAGCTGGAAAAACAGTTGGCGGATGCCCAGAATGCTGCCCAAGGGGCGATGTTGCGCGAAGAAGTGACCAGCCAGGATATTGCTTCTATCGTATCGCGTTGGACGGGTATTCCGGTTGATAAAATGCTGGAAGGCGAACGTGAAAAACTCATCCATATGGAAGATTGGCTGGGTAAACGCGTTATCGGTCAGGAAGATGCGGTCAAAGCGGTCAGCCGAGCTGTTCGGCGCGCCCGTGCTGGTTTGCAAGACCCAAGTCGTCCGATAGGTTCCTTCCTGTTTTTGGGCCCGACCGGTGTCGGTAAAACCGAGTTAACCAAGGCTTTGGCCAGTTTCCTGTTTGACGATGATCGAGCGATGGTTCGTATCGATATGTCTGAATATATGGAGAAACATGCGGTTGCTCGCTTGATCGGTGCGCCTCCCGGATATGTCGGCTATGAAGAAGGCGGCGTTTTGACAGAAGCCGTGCGGCGGCGGCCTTATCAGGTCATCCTGTTTGATGAAGTCGAAAAAGCGCATCAGGATGTTTTCAATATCCTGTTGCAGGTCTTGGATGATGGTCGTCTGACAGATGGTCAGGGTCGGACAGTTGATTTTTCCAATACGCTTATCATTCTGACGTCCAATTTAGGGGCACAATATCTAGCCAATTTGGGCGAGGATGAACCCGTTGAAAGTGTCGAGCCGAAGGTTATGGAAGTCGTGAGAGCGCATTTCCGACCAGAATTTTTGAACCGGCTTGATGAAATCATCCTGTTCCACCGCTTGGGTCAGAGCCATATGGGCCCGATTGTCGATATTCAGGTTCAGCATCTTTGCCGCTTGCTGGCGGATCGGAAGATCACTTTGAAATTGAGCGACAAGGCACGGGCTTGGTTAGGACGGGTCGGTTATGATCCGGTCTATGGTGCGCGTCCGTTACGGCGTGCTGTTCAGAAATATCTTCAGGATCCTTTGGCTGAAGATTTGTTGAAAGGCACTATTCGTGATGGTCAGACGGTCGATGTCGATGAAGGCGACAGCCATCTGATCTTTAAAACTGAAGATTCAGTGTCAGCCTAA